The Meiothermus sp. QL-1 nucleotide sequence CAACGATATCGGAAAGCCTCAGCGTAGCCAGGCGCACGTCCTCGTGGACCTGGCCCGCCAGGACCTGCCGGCTGGTCAGGTTCTGGTTGTTGAAAAGCAGGCTGCTGGCCAGGGTCAGGACCACACTGAAGATGGCCATGGCCACCAGAAGTTCCACCAACGAAAGACCCTTGTTGCGCATAAAAAACCTCCTAACGCAAGGCCGAGGAGTTGGGGTTGCCCACGTCCACCACCAGCCGGGTCCTGAGCTCACCGCCCCGGAAGACCGAGATCACCACCCGCCTCAAAGGAGGCTGCCCGCTGCCGGTGTAGGCGGTCCCGTCGGGGTTGAGGCGGGCGGTGGCATCGACGGTGGCCGAGAAGCCCGCAGCGGTGAGGCGGGCGTTCAGGGCCGAGAGGTCCGGGGACGTGCCGGCTATGAAGTTAGCCGGTACGCTCCAGTGCGTGCGGTAAAGCTCGGCCACGGCCTGGGCATACTCGGTGGCCACCGCGTTCCGCCGGCTCTCCTGGGCTATGCGGAGGCTGCCCCCGAAACTGCTGGCCAGAACCCCCAGGGCCACGGTCAGGATGGCCAGGGCCACCAGCACCTCCACCAGCGTAAATCCCCTCCAGCTCACGGCAGCACCACCTTTCCTGTGGGCAGGAGAACCACGGAGCGGCTCCTGTTGCCAAGCGCCAGCTCAATCCGGTACTGGCTCAAAGGAAAGCCCCGACCCGCAAACTGGATGGGGCCCGCAGGGCTCACCGAAACGATGCGCGCCCCGTGGGGCAGGGTTCGGCTTCCCAGGGGCCCGTCGCTGCTAGACCAGGACAGGCTACCTCCCCCCACCGCCAGGTCCACCCGGTACCCCCGGCTTTCGGTAAGGGCCCGCTGGCTCACCTGCTTGAGCACCTCGGCCAGTTCCATCCGGGCCTGGTTCAGGCGCTGGCCCTCCAGATACCGGACCAGGCCGACCGCGGCAATGGGGGTCAAAATGCTCAAAACCACCAGCGCGACCAGAAACTCCACTAGCGTAAAACCGGTCCTCATGGCCCACCCCGCCTGTAGTCCATCCTTAGGCGGATTTCTTCGGGCAGGTAGCCCACCTCAAAGGGATAGACCTCCCGCTCGCTGCCATCCACGAACCGCAGCACCCAGCGCCCATCCCGCCGGGTCACGTAGTCCACGGTTGAGGGAGCAATCCTCTCCAAGGATTGTTCGGCCAGCCTGGACGGGACCGAAGAGGAAGGGTCCTCGTCCTCCACCAGCACCGCCGGGCGGGCCTGGGAAGTCACCGCAGAAGCCTCTTCCCGGGGCCTCAGCCACCACAAAACCCCTAGCAGCAAGACCGCCAGTACAACCAGCCACCTCTCCATTAGCGCACCCTCTCGCTCGGATCGGCCGATACACGCCAGCCGATGGTCTGCCCTGGATTGCCAAGCACCATGTTGTAGCCGTAGCCGCCGTTGCGCAGCCGGTGGTCGTGACGACTCCCCGTTCTTCAGAACGGGGCTTCTCGGTTCACGCGGAAGCGGCTACCCGCTGTCCATCCCCGAGGGCTCCGTCCAAGCCCAACGCCAGAATAACCTTTGCGGCAGCCACGTCCC carries:
- a CDS encoding Tfp pilus assembly protein FimT/FimU encodes the protein MRTGFTLVEFLVALVVLSILTPIAAVGLVRYLEGQRLNQARMELAEVLKQVSQRALTESRGYRVDLAVGGGSLSWSSSDGPLGSRTLPHGARIVSVSPAGPIQFAGRGFPLSQYRIELALGNRSRSVVLLPTGKVVLP
- a CDS encoding prepilin-type N-terminal cleavage/methylation domain-containing protein, producing MSWRGFTLVEVLVALAILTVALGVLASSFGGSLRIAQESRRNAVATEYAQAVAELYRTHWSVPANFIAGTSPDLSALNARLTAAGFSATVDATARLNPDGTAYTGSGQPPLRRVVISVFRGGELRTRLVVDVGNPNSSALR